In Lolium perenne isolate Kyuss_39 chromosome 5, Kyuss_2.0, whole genome shotgun sequence, the sequence GCAAGTATACATTCCCTACATATACAAATTGTAGCCCATGAGTTCAGGTACCCCTAGGATAACTCAGCACATGTCAAATATACCATATGATTATCGTAAGACTGCACTAGCTCCATGTTGTCAGACTTTGCAAATATTAACAGCAGGCTCTATTAATCCAGAAATATGATCTCAAATGTGTGCATCCTCTTGACAACCACTGACATGAGTCAGAGGATCATATTCTTAACATTAAAAGAAAGCAGAAGAATGACATGAGGGGGAAAAGGAAAGTAACTGCTTGACCTGTGGAAGAGCAAACCAACCTGATGATTTGCATAGTGAGACTATGTCTGCTCACACATTGAGAGGATATGCCGTAATATAGTGGTCGAGCAAATATGAGAGGACACACATGATTAACAAGTCCACTGTCACTATACAATCACTACTAATTCTCACGAGTTGCCACAGAAACAGTTATACATGCACATAACAGCACCACAGTAAATGGCTAGACGCGGCCAATAGATAGGAATCCAACTCAGATGATCATTTTTTTTCCTACCAGTTAGCAAGTTGGTGCAGACATATTACAGATTCATCCTATTCATAAACAGATCTGCTACAAAGGAGCCATTTCACACTCAAGTGTTCTGCCGAGCATAATCAAACTTTTAAATATTATTCTCTGCGGAAACAAGAACCACAGCAAAACAAGTACACGACAACGGGAAATATAGAAGATAAAGAAAAACAGATGTGGGGTGGCTAATGTAGAAAAGCCTAATTCAGATACTGGCTATCCACTCCTCACTGCAGCTTAATTCCCCTCCCTTAGATTGGCATGCCTTTGGGCACAATCTGGTCCTTTATCCACATGTAAATAGGCACCAGAACATAGTATGCGGCACATATTGTTCCCATGAGGAAGCGGAAGAAGAAGGTGACAGGATTCACAGGCTTGCTAACATCCTCAGCCTTCGGGCCAAGCTGCAGGGGACAAAAATGAAAAGTCCTTAATATAGCAACCGGATCTTTGCATGTAACTGATCATAGAGAACAAGCAGCTATAATAGTTTGACAATAAAATGCATCAGCTAGTTCCAACTAGTTATGCTCCTAGTGCTGGCCAGAATAAATTTGAGATGTTTTACTATTGAACCTCTGCATATCTATACGGCAACTTGTCAACCATAAATTAAGTTTTACGAAATACCATGAATTAAGTAGAACTTGCGATAACCAGATCCATCTGGAGAAAGTGTGCATGTCAAAATGCAGGTAGACATGAGAACCTGACATTGCAAGCCATTTTTAGCAAAATCAAATTACCTGCAACGGGGAGTCCCCACTTTCTCTCTTGACACCAGTGACGGAGCAGCCCATGATGAGGCCATGCCTACGGACACCACGGTACCACTTTGGCCCAATCCTCTTGAGCTGAACATCCCTGAACCCTGCGGCTTTGAACCACTGGATGTACTCCTCTTCAGTGGGGAAGAGCATCCACATGTCGGCGAAGAAGCGAGACAGCCAGAAGGTCGGGTGCACGGGGCCGATCAGACAGGCCTTTCCGCCCAGCCTCAGGACCCTGTAGGCTTCCTTGATTCCCCGCTGCGGGTCAGGCCAGTACTCGATGCTGGAGGCCACAAACATCAAATCAGCATCAGAAACAATATAAGCAGAGTTTGCTAGTGCAGAGATGTTACCTGCCGGCGGAGATGTATCGGTCGAAGGTGTCGGTGGGGAATGGGAGGTCCTCGGCGTCGCCCTCCATGATCTGGACCCCCTTGAGCGCGTCCTTCTGCCTGGCCTTCTCGAGCTGGTGCGGCGACTGGTCGAGCAGCGTGACGTTCTCCTTGTCGACGTGCTTGACGATGCCGAGCGTGGTGAAGCCCGTGCCGCCGCCGACGTCGACGACCTTGAGCTTGCGGCTGTGCAGGTCGGCGGGCTCGAGCGCGTCGTCGCGCATGTCCTCGGTCCAGTGGCCCGGGTTGATGACGTGGTCGTAGACGATGGAGAGGAAGCGGTAGAACCAGAAGGCCTCCTTCTTGTGCTGGATGAAGCGCGGCGCCGAGGCGGGCCGCGCAGACGACGACGCCGCCGCGCACCGCAGCAGCGGCCGGGCGCTGGAGACGCGGTGGTTGGTGGCGAGGGCGAGGGGGCGGAGGAGGGCGGACCTGGAGGGGCCGAGCCCGAGGTAGCCGAGCCCGGACGGGGCGCGCGCCCGGAGGATCCTGCCGGGCGCGGCGCCGCTCGGCGCGTGGGTGGAGGCCATCGccattgccgccgccgccgcgtgggGGAGTGGAGCTGTGGAGGTGGGGGAACAGAAACAAACAAGAGGCGGCAGCGGGTGGTAGCGAGCGAGGTCACGGGCGGATGAGTGGTGGGTGGATGGGATTTCGTCCCGCGTGGCGTCGTCTCCAGCGACACGTATGCTTTCatttctcttttttttgttttgcgAATTATAGGTATGCTTTGATCCAAAATGTGATGGTACTGAACAGAGATTTGACATCAGCTGATTTTTGGTCTTTTTTTATGATACTCCTCGCGCGGAAAATGTTATTATTGAGCTACTCCACAGTTGTGTAGAGTCAACTCAAGATAGACTCAGTTGTACTATGAGCTACTCCACAGTCAACTGTAGATGACACAGCATACCAAAGTGTCAGGCAATTTCTTCCAAATTTTATCACTCAATGCATCCATAATTTCTATTAATTTGCTTATTGCTGAGTAAATGGATATATAAGCTTGAGTGTGGAGCAAAAGATCTTAGTTGCCAAATTCTTAGAATTGGGTTAGTAAGGCCGGAGGTTCTTATCAGTTTTGGAAATATTGCATAAAGTGAAACAATGGTTAAAATTTGGTTCGAGCTATGATGTTGCAATGGTAGGAAAGTAACAAATGTTTTTGAGGGGGTTTATGGTTGGGTGAGTGCCTGCCCTCTTCAGATGTTGTTTCCAGCTGTTTTTTATGTTGTGATCAACAGAGGGGGACTGTGCCTGATATTATTCAGCCTGTGGGGCTCAATCTTTCTTCAGATCTTTTGGACCCGTGGAACAAAGAGAATGGGtgcttgaatgattttgttggtgAGGTGGTTTTGAACAACAGTGAGGATGTTGTGTACTTGGATTTGGAGAGGAACAGAAAGTTCTCCACTAAGTCCATGTATCGTTTCATTACCAATCCAGGTGATAAGACCTCCGGATGTAGGATGTGTTGAGTGTAATTGTCCTCTTACAAGCATTGAAACTTTGTAAGGTTGTGTTTAAGAGGTAAAATCTAGTCTCCTTTAGGGTAGTGTATTGGATAGGAAAAATACACTAGAATTTGGGGGAAAGTGGAAAAAGGTGGGAGAAAGTGGAAATGAAACTTAAACTAGCCAAATATAGTGTAACCAAACATGTTGTTAGGAACAACTGGGAATTATCCCCACAAAAACTTTGCTAATACCAAACAAGGCCTGAGGGTTTCGAAACAGCCGTATATTTACATAACACTATTTGCTATCTGTCGGCACTACAATGCATCCAGCGTAGGGGCTACATTCAAGTGTGGGGCTACCAAAAAAGAGACATAATCTGTGAGCACTTCTTCACTTGTTATTCATTTTGAATCAGTTCATAGATGATTCAATTAGCCTTTGTCTGTTAGCTGGCCATGGATTAAGCTGGAATCGCTGAGCAACATTTCCTATCTTTCATTTTCTTCTCAACAGCAGCTGAATTGTAACAACAACTGTTAACTTGGTGCGGGTCGCTGGATCGACGAAGGTCCTGAATTAAAATGACAAGAAAACCATCAGGGCTAAGTTGAACAAAAATAAATAGCACGGTTGCACAGGTATAATTTGCAGCAAAGAAGAGTTGGACAAAAATGATTAAGAAGGTTGCACACGCACAATAAGCAGAAAAGAAGCACGAGTCCCACAAACTGGTGGTAATAAGTTCAATCCTAATAGACTTGTATTCCTCCAGGCATTGAATAAATGTGCAGGAACATACCTTGCCACATTTACAGATCCATGCAGACACGCAAGCCATCGCGAGCTAACTGCACATCAATCCCCTCTCTGCATTCATAGATTACAGTCCATGAGCATGGATGCACTTCAGAAACTtaagggcatgcccaatgcaTAGCCCTAGGGGTGTTGCCTCGCAGCTTTATCTTGGTTCGGGTGGTCCAAATtaggttcggatgaggaggcagcctcttcatcaggaggcaacctcttcagccataaagtggaaaatgtgagagagaaagagaaaaacCAAATCAGCTTTTGAGAGAAAGACATATTAATGGGACCATAACATGGCATGCATATGTCAAAAGTTTTATCCAAGCCTAGTTGGACAGCTGCCTCCATTGCTCATGCCCTAAGAGCTCATGAAAGTGTGCGACTAAAGTTGTGGTGTTCATGCCAACTTTTATGGGGAATGAGCATGTGGTAAAATAATGAAACCCTTAAGGCCTACCTTCTGGACCATTCTTCCAATGTCTGGTTGTCCTTGTAATGGTCCATCTCATGAGTCAACCCAATGAGCAATGCCTTTTTCGGGCATATCCTCTTAAGAGCATCGAGTGTCTGCATGGCACAGTATTAACCAAAAAAAGAGGAAATGAATTCAACAGGAAAAGGAGGAGAATGTTAAAAATTACTTCAGTTGTGCAAGAGGAAACTAACCTGATCCCAACAAAGATGCACATTATGAGAACCAGTCTGTTCAAACAAACAAAATGTCAGAGCCCAGGATGATATTGTCACACAACGGAAAGATACAACCAAAACATTGCTAAGGCCTAAGGATGTGCAATGATACATGCTTTTAATCAACCTCTGGTTTTATCTATTATGTCAGTTCATCAAAAAGAGAAGAATTGCTTCCAATACTAACTAAATATAAGGAATCACATAGAGAATCAGCCACATATTTTAGTTTATCATATAAAAGGAACACCACAATATGTCCCAGTCTTGACATTTGCATTTTGTGGATATATGTTTCTGGAAAAATTTAGAACAATGCAAACAAGGCTGCATACCCCTATGACCACCTAAACATATTTGAATATTTGTTATCTTTAATATATGAAGAAATAGGTCTCACACATCAAATAGTCCGAGAAACAAGATTTCCTGTGTATATTTGACTATTTGTTAATTCAAGCATCTGAAAATTCAAGTAGTAGTTTCTCCATAGGGGTGTTATAAACTATGGTCCTTGCTGCATATATGTTTCTCTCGATACTCTGAGAAGTATTTGTCCATACTGTTTTTCCTTATCAGCAAGTTTCGGCTACTGGCCTTTTTTGTTTTGTGGTTGCTCGATGAATTAACGTGTGCACTGGTATACTTGCTTTACTACTCAACCTCCCTAGTAAGATGGTGATTCATACAAGTTGCCTTGTTTTACAGAAATGGAAAGCCAAATGTATAACAAGCAAAGACAATTAAACTGAAGGAATTGGTTAACAGACTCAAGAGTCAGGAATGAGAAAATGAGATAGAGTGTATCTCTTTCTTGCCCTTCCCTCAATGAGAATATGATCAACTAAAAAGTAGTCCAGAACCAAACTACAAACAAGCATCTTGAAGGAAATATATCTGCATAGAACTGAGGATTTAACAAAACTAACCCTGTATAGGCAGTCCAAGATGAGCAAATCAAGCTGCCCCCCGCCAGACTTCGAAATTGCTGAGAAGCAAGTGTACATAAACACCATAATGAGGTTTCTAGatagtgaaaacaagaaagagACGGCACAAAATGGATCTACCAGATTACAGCTTTTATTGAAGAAAATAGTCCATCCCTAAGAGAGGATGAAGGATATATAGCAAAGAAAGTGCTCACAATTCATTCATGCCAAGCTTATGGATAAATATTTAATTCACAAACTCTACGCTTAAGTGTACAGGTTCATAATCAAGATTGCAAAAATAATTTCTAACAGCAGGGGCACTTATGTGTTATGGTGAGCACCACACAGAGAATTACTGGTCACCTGCAAAAAGGTTGGTTCTGGTGGATTCATTTTAACCAAAATATTTATCAAGTGAATAGTGCAATATGATCTCTTGTCGAGGGAAATTTGTTCTGAAATGCAAACAATCAGCACATGCACTGTGACAGCACACAACTGATTATAAAACGCAGCCGACTGAGTAGCATTAGGAGGGAAGGCATACCATCTTCCGTGCTAGGAGGAAACCGTGAAACATCGGATATATAAGCAACTCTAGATTTTCTTCCAAAAAGGAAACCCAGACAAATGTAGTCCTCTCCATGGATCACCTGAGAGATATAGAAAACTAAGAGAAAGAAATGAAGCAAGAAAAAAATTTGATAGAAAAATGCAATTCTTACCGGCAAGGGAACAAACTCTAGCCCCGAGGCAGTAAATGGTTTCTGAAGATCACTCTCAATTATTCTCCAGTCAAGTTGAGCAACTCGCCTGACCTCCTCCCCTTCCTTCAGTTTCTTTTTGACCAAGTACGGAAACTTTTGGGAAATGCTGTTTTAAACTAAGTATGTGAGTGATAGTACAAATTCTCACTTAAAACCCTACTGGACGGCATAAAGGTACATGGTATAAAGTACAAAGACTAAACAGTTAATGTAGCATAAATCACAAAGTAATAACATATTATAGCATGTCAAAATTAAAAGAGGGCATGGCGTGTACCATTGACAAGGCTCTCTTACAACAGATAAATATGAAAATCTAACAATGTCAGCAAGAACTAAAGTACCTGTCCATGGCATATTGGGAGAGATAAATAGGAGTGGGATCAATATCATTTGTAGGACTAAATGGCTGTACTACCCGAACATCATCAAGACCCAAGATCGCATCTGCGTGCTCATGAGTCAGAATAATCTGTGATAAATAAATTGAAGATGTTAATGCATACACAACATTGGCAAAAGAAAAATAGGAATGCAGATAAATGATAGTTGACAGCTCAGTCGTCCAATAGACCATATCTGATAAGCTGAAGGGAACAAGAATACAATCAAGAACTCACAGAATCAACGCAAGGGATTTTGTGGCGAACGAACCACCGCAGAACTTGTTCTCGGAATGTTTTCCCAACATCAATTATAATATACTTGTGTGCACCTTCATCTTGGCAATAATCAATCAGGAGAGAAGTACAACATCTGCACAAAACCAAGTGTTAATCTAGCCCGAGAAAATGCATACATAAAAATGAATGGAGTTACAAACTATCTTCAGTGCATTAATACTTGGAAACTTTGGAAAGAAGGGTGACAAACAATTAGTATATATTAAATCAGCCACATTAACGTGGAAAAGcgaaagttgaaaatcaacttggCTCCAAATACACATAAATGACCTCCTTCCTAGGTCAATCAAGAAGATGCATCTAGTCAGAGAAGGCATTGACCAAGAACATCAAATGCATGTATGAGCATGAACGTAGCACACTAGCCTATAATCCTGCTAAAGTGCCTTTAATCTCCCAAAAAAAACATCTTAGAACTAAAGGTTGTTGCATCAgaacatgtactccctccgatcccttttaattgactcaaatttaacaCAACTTGTACTGAATCCAAGCCAattaaaatggatcggagggagtagcataTCTAGTATACAGTCAAAGCTCATCAAAATATCAACAAACGAAATAGACCAATCACAGATCCCACTTCTAACAAAAATCTCATCAACAGCTGATGTTACTGCATAGTTTATTTATGAAGTTACTAATTTCCCAGCATTAGATACAGCACTGACCTAGTACCTGCTACTGAACTTCATGTATTCCCTGTATGACAGAAAAGGCCATACTTACTACTACCAGCTTGAATGAAACACACAATACCACTTAATAAATCTATGTTGGCATGCACAAAACCTTTAAAACAGAGCCACCAGCCCACCACATCTTATATTCACTAGTATTTCCTTACATGAAAACTGTACATGGCCTGTGAGTCCACTAATCTATAAATTCAACATATATTTCCCCTTAGCTAGGTCAAGTGTTATTATTAGACACACTACCACAGGGTAATACTCCAGCCTCAGTCTCATTCAAACTGAAAACAGTTCAGATCATTAACAATTGAGTCCAGCACATCCCAGCATTTTCCTCAATCGCATGATCACAGGTACTGCTAAAATGCTCCTATATCTCGACGCTCACACTGCATATCACAGGTACCACGCCTATAGAGAGAGTAGAAGCGCCCATTTTTGAATCAGGAACATGGCTTCATGTCTACGGCGCCAAATTAGCACGATTCGCACATGACTCGTACGCGACTCTCAGATCCAGGCGACCCCGACTCGCCCCGGGAAATGCGGGGGGATCGATTCGTACGCGATTCACAGTAACGACCCAGCCTAAAGCCCTTCACGGAACCGCGCGCGCCGATCCTCGAGAGACCGCAGACACACCCGCGTCGCCGCACGGcagcggcagcagcatcatctcggaaggaggaggaggaggaaggggacGGTACCTGTAGTTGGGGTTTAGCTCCGGGGGCACGGAGAGGGACTGGGAGCAGACGGCGCAGGGCGGGTCGGGGGGCTGGATCAGGCACCTCGCGTTGGGGACGGCGCTTGAGCAGCCCGTGCCCAGGAACACcagcgaggacgaggacgaggacggcggTGGGGATGGGGGTGTGCCGTCGCAGGCGGTGGCGGGGTGGCCGTTGGGGATGGCGGCGGCCATTGGGTTGCGTTGGGTTTGGTTTGGTTTGCCGGAGCGAGACCACAGCCGGCGGCGAGACGGGAGGTATGTGGAAGGAAACGGGAGGACGGGGGTGGGGTCGGGTGGGGCGACGAACTGGTTTGGACGGTACTGATTTTGCAATAAACACCTGCAGTGATGGCTTAATGCCGATCCGAAACGAATATGCTACTACCAACTTTTTGGATCTACCacttgcatctccaacactaccAAATTTTGGATTTTAAAAACCGAGACCAAGGAGTACCCTGCCATTTTTATTTTTTGGCCAAAATATATTGATCTTTGTTTGCATGGGAACCAAAAGCTTCGCACGCCAATGCTCCTCTCCTTGGAGTGTTAGCATACTGAGGCAAAATAGTTGGAGACGCCACTGTAGCGATGATGCCGGAGGTGGAAAAGAAGACAATGGTGAAGTTCGAACTTAGTGTGGGACGTGCAAGAGTTAGGCTTGCGAATCGGAGCATCATACAAGGGAAGAATTGTACACAATTATGCTAGAGGGTAAGAGGGATTGTTGGACAATGGCCCAACATTCAATTAATTAGTCAACATTAGACAATTATAGGGAAAACCCAGTATAAAATATTAAAAATTTAAAGGTTAAAATTTAAAGGATAGGTAAGATACACCCATAGGTTACCTAGTCATATACTAGAACTTGCTTAAGATATTTGTTAATCAATACATTTTGCAAGTCTTTAGCACAAATATCGTCGACACTACGTGGTGAATGTAATTGTCAGAATCATTCAAGAAGAAACTTTTGTCAGAACATGCAATTTAAATTTAGCAGAAAGCAAGTTTTATGTACATTACAAATGTATAATAATAAAGAACAATGCTATTCACATATAGCACTATCTATTCATGGTTACGTGTGTGAATAAATAGTTAAAATTACACATTTTGATTATGTTTCGTGTAAAATAAAAATGTTTAGTACAAACTGTAACCACTTTATTTTACGTCGAGTCCGAATTTTGCATAGACGTTCTGGGAAGTGGTCCTCCATCTGAATCAGTTCGAGTGGTTCGAAAGGCGGAGATATGTAAGTTCTAGGCAATAGTATGGTGTGATGTCGAGTGATGATGAGTAATGTACCTTCTAACTACAATGACATTTTGTGGCATGGAATGGTTGTTGTCTTATCAACTATTGTGTAAATTATCTGAATCTTGGTGAAGCAACTCGACACGCAATAGACCATAGGCGGTATTGGAGAAGAGTTTAATATTTGGAGATTAGCTAAGAGTGCAGATGAGTTGAGTGAAGGGAGTCTTATCCAAGCGCGGGAGTAGGGTTTtgtagtgtgtgtgtgtgtactgGGAGAGTTGCGGAGACCGTATGTTCGCATCATGTTCTCGGTTCTTGTAATTGTTTGGCTCCTATTTTATAAAGATATGACAGGCTTTGCGCGTGccctcgaaaaaaatcttggtgaAAATTAGTTTGACCAGGTTGTTCTGCTCTTATCTCTTACATGTTATCTGACCATTTTATCTTCCCTTGCTAATTTATGTTGATAATTTTTTGATGCCTCGAGTTGATTCTACATTACTTCTGAACATTTACTCTGAATCTTTCTGTGGAAATATATAATGTTGTTTAGATTGTAAGATTGTGTTAAACACACGTTGTTTGGTCAAACACAAGTGACCCACACTTGATTTAGTCATCATAGTTCCATTTTCTGTAATTAACATGTGAATGGAGTACGCTTACACTGATTATTTGCTAAAATTTTAAAGTTCAAATTGATTGTCCATGTAGTCCAAGTGCCATCCACCCCGATTAAGATTGATTAATACTAAGACCCACTAGTACAGATCGGGTTGTCGCACAACGATGGAATGGTCCATCGCACACGATAAACTTAATTGTCGCTATGCAAGGGTAGGTGATTCTCCTCCAAAACCGTGTGCGACAGGGTgaaattgaaggagatatgccctagaggcaataataaagtggttattatttatatctttatgtttatgataaatgtttatatatcatgctataattgtattaaccgaaacattagtacatgtgtgatatgtagacaacaaggagtccctagtatgtctcttaaactagcttgttgattaatggatgattagtttcataatcatgaacattggatgttattaataacaaggttatatcattgtatgaatgatgtaatggacacacccaattaagcgtagcataagatctcgtcattaagttatttgctataagctttcgatacatagttacatagtccttatgaccatgagatcatgtaaatcacttataccggaaaggtactttgattacaccaaacgccactgcgtaaatgggtggttataaaggtgggattaagtatccggaaagtatgagttgaggcatatggatcaacagtgggatttgtccatcccgatgacggatagatattctctgggccctctcggtggaatgtcgtctaatgtcttgcaagcatatgaatgagttcataagagaccacataccacggtacgagtaaagagtacttgtcaggagacgaggttgaacaaggtatagagtgataccgaagatcaaacctcggacaagtaaaatatcgcgtgacaaagggaattggtatagtatgtgaatggttcattcgatcactaaagtcatcgttgaatatgtgggagccattatggatctccagatcccgctattggttattggtcggagtgagtactcaaccatgtccgcatagttcacgaaccgtagggtgacacacttaaagttggacgttgaaatggtagtacttgaatatggaatggagttcgaatatttgttcggagtcccggatgagatcccggacatcacgaggagttccggaatggtccggagaataagattcatatataggatgtcattttatgtgaattaaaatgtcgcggaaggttctatggaaggttctagaaggttctagaaaagtccggaagaaaccaccaaggaaggtggagtccacatgggactccacctccatgg encodes:
- the LOC127298571 gene encoding putative hydrolase C777.06c, with product MAAAIPNGHPATACDGTPPSPPPSSSSSSLVFLGTGCSSAVPNARCLIQPPDPPCAVCSQSLSVPPELNPNYRCCTSLLIDYCQDEGAHKYIIIDVGKTFREQVLRWFVRHKIPCVDSIILTHEHADAILGLDDVRVVQPFSPTNDIDPTPIYLSQYAMDSISQKFPYLVKKKLKEGEEVRRVAQLDWRIIESDLQKPFTASGLEFVPLPVIHGEDYICLGFLFGRKSRVAYISDVSRFPPSTEDAISKSGGGQLDLLILDCLYRTGSHNVHLCWDQTLDALKRICPKKALLIGLTHEMDHYKDNQTLEEWSRREGIDVQLARDGLRVCMDL
- the LOC127298576 gene encoding 2-methyl-6-phytyl-1,4-hydroquinone methyltransferase 2, chloroplastic, which codes for MAMASTHAPSGAAPGRILRARAPSGLGYLGLGPSRSALLRPLALATNHRVSSARPLLRCAAASSSARPASAPRFIQHKKEAFWFYRFLSIVYDHVINPGHWTEDMRDDALEPADLHSRKLKVVDVGGGTGFTTLGIVKHVDKENVTLLDQSPHQLEKARQKDALKGVQIMEGDAEDLPFPTDTFDRYISAGSIEYWPDPQRGIKEAYRVLRLGGKACLIGPVHPTFWLSRFFADMWMLFPTEEEYIQWFKAAGFRDVQLKRIGPKWYRGVRRHGLIMGCSVTGVKRESGDSPLQLGPKAEDVSKPVNPVTFFFRFLMGTICAAYYVLVPIYMWIKDQIVPKGMPI